A window from Theobroma cacao cultivar B97-61/B2 chromosome 3, Criollo_cocoa_genome_V2, whole genome shotgun sequence encodes these proteins:
- the LOC18605456 gene encoding uncharacterized protein LOC18605456 has product MSSQTASPSNPTIVDDPYKRLEIILNSDGSLTRNPDRYPNTSATPDPKQPIPVLSKDITINQSNNIWARIFLPRQALHTSSKLPLIVYYHAGGFIHCSAASTIFHVFCSNMALELQAIIVSVDYRLAPENRLPAAYDDAMEALHWVKTTPEDWLKRCADLANCFLMGSSSGANIAYRAGLRSAEEADDREALKIRGLILHQPFFGGSEKVESELRLVNDPILPPGVSDLMWELALPIGADRDHAYCNPAAGKTSKVLDKLVSVGWMVLVTGCDGDPLIDRQVGLVKLMEEKGMKVVSEFRAGDHHGVDFMQPAKARALFLVLKEFILSASATVPGDGETLRPPITDPFEYLQIVLNPDGTLTRNLMIPRVVAEPNDPEGQAPVLSKDVPINPSNRTWARIFLPRQALDCTSSSANKLKLPLVVYYHGGGFVLLSADMGICHDFCSNMSKAIPAIVVSVDYRLAPENRLPAAYDDGLEALHWIKTTGDEWLREYADLSNCFLMGSSAGGNIAYHVGLRAAEVVHELEPLKIKGLVLHQPFFGGTQRIASELRLMNDPVLPPIVSDVMWDLSLPIGVDRDHEYCNPTADGGSKELEKIKSLGWKVLVYGSYGDPLIDRQIELLKLVEGKGVQVVRNVRVGGFHGEEEMDVSKAHAMHMVVKDFIMSSKQVA; this is encoded by the exons ATGTCAAGTCAAACAGCCTCGCCTTCCAATCCCACCATCGTCGATGATCCCTACAAGCGTCTCGAGATCATTCTTAATTCAGACGGCTCGCTTACACGCAACCCCGACAGGTATCCTAACACCTCAGCCACACCCGATCCAAAACAACCCATCCCAGTTCTCTCCAAGGACATAACTATCAACCAATCAAACAACATATGGGCTCGCATATTTCTGCCCCGGCAAGCACTTCATACATCTTCAAAGCTCCCTCTCATAGTCTACTACCACGCAGGAGGATTCATCCACTGCAGCGCAGCATCAACGATTTTCCATGTTTTTTGCTCGAACATGGCGTTGGAACTCCAAGCCATCATCGTATCCGTTGACTACCGTCTCGCCCCAGAGAATCGGCTTCCAGCAGCTTACGATGATGCCATGGAAGCGTTGCATTGGGTCAAAACCACGCCAGAAGATTGGTTGAAACGATGCGCGGATTTGGCTAATTGTTTCCTTATGGGGTCTAGTTCAGGTGCAAACATTGCCTACCGTGCAGGATTACGCTCAGCCGAAGAAGCTGATGATCGTGAGGCCCTGAAGATCCGAGGGCTGATATTGCACCAACCATTCTTCGGTGGGTCCGAAAAGGTTGAGTCAGAGTTAAGGTTGGTCAATGATCCCATCTTGCCACCAGGTGTGAGCGATTTGATGTGGGAACTGGCGTTGCCAATAGGCGCTGACCGTGATCATGCGTATTGTAATCCTGCGGCAGGCAAGACGTCAAAGGTTTTGGACAAGCTCGTGTCCGTAGGATGGATGGTTTTAGTGACTGGCTGTGATGGGGATCCTTTGATTGACCGTCAGGTCGGGCTGGTGAAGTTAATGGAAGAAAAGGGCATGAAggtagtaagtgagtttcgCGCAGGGGATCATCATGGAGTGGATTTTATGCAGCCTGCAAAGGCCAGGGCACTGTTTTTGGTCTTAAAGGAATTCATTTTATCTGCTTCAGCTACGGTACCTGGAGATg GTGAAACCCTTCGCCCACCCATCACGGATCCGTTCGAGTATCTTCAGATCGTCCTCAATCCTGATGGCACCCTCACCCGCAACCTCATGATTCCCCGCGTTGTAGCCGAACCAAATGATCCTGAGGGCCAGGCTCCAGTCCTCTCCAAGGACGTCCCTATTAACCCATCAAACAGAACTTGGGCACGTATATTTCTACCCCGTCAGGCGCTAGATTGTACTTCTTCTTCGGCCAACAAGTTGAAGTTGCCTCTCGTAGTTTACTACCATGGCGGAGGGTTCGTTCTCTTGAGCGCAGACATGGGCATTTGTCATGACTTTTGCTCCAACATGTCCAAGGCTATCCCTGCCATCGTCGTATCGGTCGACTACCGCCTCGCTCCTGAAAATCGGCTGCCGGCGGCTTATGATGATGGTTTGGAAGCGTTGCACTGGATTAAAACCACTGGAGACGAGTGGTTGAGAGAGTACGCCGATCTCTCTAATTGTTTCCTTATGGGTTCCAGTGCGGGCGGCAACATTGCTTACCATGTAGGCTTACGTGCGGCGGAAGTGGTTCATGAATTAGAACCTTTGAAGATCAAAGGGCTGGTGTTGCATCAACCATTCTTCGGCGGAACCCAGAGGATTGCGTCAGAGTTGAGGTTGATGAACGATCCAGTTTTGCCACCAATTGTTTCCGATGTGATGTGGGATTTGTCTTTGCCAATTGGCGTTGACCGCGATCACGAGTATTGTAATCCGACGGCGGATGGCGGGTCAAAGGAGTTGGAGAAGATCAAGTCGCTAGGATGGAAAGTGTTGGTGTATGGTTCTTACGGGGACCCACTCATCGACCGTCAGATAGAGCTGCTGAAGTTGGTGGAGGGGAAGGGTGTCCAAGTTGTGCGCAATGTTAGAGTTGGAGGTTTCCATGGAGAAGAGGAAATGGATGTGTCCAAGGCACATGCCATGCACATGGTCGTTAAAGATTTCATTATGTCTTCCAAACAGGTCGCttaa